One Caretta caretta isolate rCarCar2 chromosome 6, rCarCar1.hap1, whole genome shotgun sequence genomic region harbors:
- the LOC125637629 gene encoding uncharacterized protein LOC125637629, whose amino-acid sequence MQSPSTQETMKSQNRRRAPAWTEREVRDLIAVWGDKSVLAELRSKRQNAKIFEKISNGMKDRDYNRDLQQCHLKIKELRQAYQKNREGNGHSSSEPQTCHFYDELHAILGGAATTTRTLCFDSVQGVGGNTEVGFGGEEDDDEEEVVDSSQQGSGETGFPNSQDLFITLDLEPVPPKPTQGRLPDPEGEEGTSEASED is encoded by the exons ATGCAGAGCCCATCAACACAGGAAACCATGAAGTCCCAGAAtcgccgaagagctccagcatggactgaacgggaggtacgggatctgatagctgtatggggagacaaatctgtgctggcagaactccgttcgaaaagacaaaatgccaaaatatttgaaaaaatctccaatggcatgaaggacagagactataacagggacctgcagcagtgccacttgaaaattaaggagctcaggcaagcctaccaaaaaaacagagagggAAATGGCCActccagttcagagccccagacatgccacttctatgatgagctgcatgccattctagggggtgcagccaccactacccgaaccctgtgctttgactccgtccaaggagtgggaggcaacacggaagtgggttttgggggtgaggaagatgatgatgaggaggaggttgtagatagctcacagcaaggaagtggagaaactggtttccccaacagccaggatctgtttatcaccctggacctggagccagtaccccccaaacccacccaaggcaggctcccagaccctgaaggcgaagaagggacctctg aggctagcgaagattag